From Antennarius striatus isolate MH-2024 chromosome 14, ASM4005453v1, whole genome shotgun sequence, the proteins below share one genomic window:
- the mbpa gene encoding myelin basic protein isoform X4, whose translation MATASTSGQSAFGLGRKKKNPGLMDQINKFLGGEKKKRSKGSFRGHLSTSPQQSSTRRRTNENAVAHFFRSLVSSPRPKSRWREILGLTSSPRAEGAKSPVRRRRDQSTLSRLFNL comes from the exons ATGGCTACGGCGAGCACCTCAGGGCAGAGCGCCTTCGGGCTcgggaggaaaaagaagaaccCCGGTCTCATGGATCAGATTAACAAGTTCcttggaggagaaaaaaagaaaaggagcaaG GGGTCGTTTCGGGGTCATCTGTCCACCTCACCCCAGCAGTCCTCCACTCGCCGCCGCACCAATGAGAACGCTGTGGCACATTTCTTCAGGAGCTTG GTTTCATCTCCTCGTCCTAAATCCAGG TGGAGAGAAATATTGGGTTTG ACCTCGTCACCGCGTGCCGAGGGCGCAAAGTCGCCGGTCCGAAGACGCAGAGACCAAAGCACACTGTCCAGACTCTTCAACCTG TGA
- the mbpa gene encoding myelin basic protein isoform X3: MATASTSGQSAFGLGRKKKNPGLMDQINKFLGGEKKKRSKGSFRGHLSTSPQQSSTRRRTNENAVAHFFRSLVSSPRPKSRWREILGLTSSPRAEGAKSPVRRRRDQSTLSRLFNLGETKSRPPPKRWSTIF; the protein is encoded by the exons ATGGCTACGGCGAGCACCTCAGGGCAGAGCGCCTTCGGGCTcgggaggaaaaagaagaaccCCGGTCTCATGGATCAGATTAACAAGTTCcttggaggagaaaaaaagaaaaggagcaaG GGGTCGTTTCGGGGTCATCTGTCCACCTCACCCCAGCAGTCCTCCACTCGCCGCCGCACCAATGAGAACGCTGTGGCACATTTCTTCAGGAGCTTG GTTTCATCTCCTCGTCCTAAATCCAGG TGGAGAGAAATATTGGGTTTG ACCTCGTCACCGCGTGCCGAGGGCGCAAAGTCGCCGGTCCGAAGACGCAGAGACCAAAGCACACTGTCCAGACTCTTCAACCTG GGAGAGACCAAGTCCCGTCCACCACCTAAACGCTGGAGCACCATCTTCTGA
- the mbpa gene encoding uncharacterized protein mbpa isoform X2, giving the protein MATASTSGQSAFGLGRKKKNPGLMDQINKFLGGEKKKRSKGSFRGHLSTSPQQSSTRRRTNENAVAHFFRSLVSSPRPKSRWREILGLSDSLLLDDFETAQLFMNHNRPRHRVPRAQSRRSEDAETKAHCPDSSTWERPSPVHHLNAGAPSSEVSAEDQMTDPKPTGQDEGGGTDLQTAGSQPQEMLTL; this is encoded by the exons ATGGCTACGGCGAGCACCTCAGGGCAGAGCGCCTTCGGGCTcgggaggaaaaagaagaaccCCGGTCTCATGGATCAGATTAACAAGTTCcttggaggagaaaaaaagaaaaggagcaaG GGGTCGTTTCGGGGTCATCTGTCCACCTCACCCCAGCAGTCCTCCACTCGCCGCCGCACCAATGAGAACGCTGTGGCACATTTCTTCAGGAGCTTG GTTTCATCTCCTCGTCCTAAATCCAGG TGGAGAGAAATATTGGGTTTG AGCGACTCACTGCTCCTGGATGACTTTGAAACTGCTCAGCTTTTTATGAACCACAACCG ACCTCGTCACCGCGTGCCGAGGGCGCAAAGTCGCCGGTCCGAAGACGCAGAGACCAAAGCACACTGTCCAGACTCTTCAACCTG GGAGAGACCAAGTCCCGTCCACCACCTAAACGCTGGAGCACCATCTTCTGAGGTCTCTGCTGAAGACCAGATGACAGATCCAAAACCAACGGGACaagatgaaggaggagggaCAGATCTGCAAACGGCGGGCTCGCAACCTCAAGAAATGTTAACCCTCTAA
- the mbpa gene encoding uncharacterized protein mbpa isoform X1: MATASTSGQSAFGLGRKKKNPGLMDQINKFLGGEKKKRSKGSFRGHLSTSPQQSSTRRRTNENAVAHFFRSLVSSPRPKSRWREILGLSDSLLLDDFETAQLFMNHNRPRHRVPRAQSRRSEDAETKAHCPDSSTCDALIRDQERPSPVHHLNAGAPSSEVSAEDQMTDPKPTGQDEGGGTDLQTAGSQPQEMLTL; encoded by the exons ATGGCTACGGCGAGCACCTCAGGGCAGAGCGCCTTCGGGCTcgggaggaaaaagaagaaccCCGGTCTCATGGATCAGATTAACAAGTTCcttggaggagaaaaaaagaaaaggagcaaG GGGTCGTTTCGGGGTCATCTGTCCACCTCACCCCAGCAGTCCTCCACTCGCCGCCGCACCAATGAGAACGCTGTGGCACATTTCTTCAGGAGCTTG GTTTCATCTCCTCGTCCTAAATCCAGG TGGAGAGAAATATTGGGTTTG AGCGACTCACTGCTCCTGGATGACTTTGAAACTGCTCAGCTTTTTATGAACCACAACCG ACCTCGTCACCGCGTGCCGAGGGCGCAAAGTCGCCGGTCCGAAGACGCAGAGACCAAAGCACACTGTCCAGACTCTTCAACCTG TGATGCTCTCATCAGGGATCA GGAGAGACCAAGTCCCGTCCACCACCTAAACGCTGGAGCACCATCTTCTGAGGTCTCTGCTGAAGACCAGATGACAGATCCAAAACCAACGGGACaagatgaaggaggagggaCAGATCTGCAAACGGCGGGCTCGCAACCTCAAGAAATGTTAACCCTCTAA